From Cataglyphis hispanica isolate Lineage 1 chromosome 3, ULB_Chis1_1.0, whole genome shotgun sequence, a single genomic window includes:
- the LOC126859505 gene encoding ubiquitin-associated domain-containing protein 1 isoform X1, with amino-acid sequence MRGNDRNGNGGRGSGVRGRLRETKVNLMIPWMRDQIAEAWHNRKSSRTADRRSLALSSVGTGNPANTMLTPLPTSPHSFSVNVISIEGNIMDMTVKPNFTIENVKKIAVIHFYGQDMTKSISRYRLVHSSKFKQLVDENYIDDEDINEYDELLLVEIRSNVVQENLSDEALKGPSLEAIAQATRGLSSQNVKSKPIPSTECPADFQNEIRKILITLVQASAKILMHSPEAGKLYDIIKEKLEVRCKPTNDPKVVKTLVEMGYSHKKVLKALRLRKSNMTEALEWLIEHQDDLDDENDETDFLSMDTTTSESIAGPSSSISTKKKSLKDACIELFEPDHDKKEKNLMHIIELLLESFRQYKKMEFKPNKRAMRSLIEMGFDEKNVIGALKITGNDQANACEWLVGERRRSLQDLDEGLEFDGPIYKAIMSNSHIQLSLTNPKMLLAYLSMIETPASTNVWINDPEVSPVLSQISKTYHAEKHAIHMNRYT; translated from the exons GTAAATTTAATGATCCCATGGATGCGTGATCAAATAGCAGAAGCCTGGCATAACAGAAAAAGTTCAAGGACTGCTGATAGGCGGTCCTTGGCCCTTTCTTCTGTCGGCACAGGCAATCCTGCAAACACCATGCTTACACCATTACCTACCTCCCCACACAGTTTTTCTGTCAATGTTATCAG CATAGAGGGCAACATAATGGATATGACAGTAAAACCAAATTTTACtatagaaaatgttaaaaaaatagcagtaatacatttttatggcCAAGATATGACTAAATCCATTTCACGCTACCGCCTAGTTCATTCATCCAAATTTAAACAGCTTGTggatgaaaattatatcgatgatGAGGATATCAATGAATatg atgaattattattagtggAAATTCGATCAAATGTTGTACAAGAGAATCTTTCAGATGAAGCTCTTAAGGGTCCAAGTCTAGAAGCAATAGCTCAAGCTACAAGAGGTTTATCTAGTCAAAATGTTAAATCTAAACCTATACCATCTACAGAATGTCCTGCAGat tttcaGAATGAAATTcgtaagattttaataaccCTTGTACAAGCatctgcaaaaattttaatgcatagTCCAGAAGCtggaaaattatatgatatcatTAAGGAAAAACTGGAAGTCAGATGTAAACCCACTAATGATCCAAAAGTCGTAAAAACTCTTGTAGAAATGGGCTACTCTCACAAAAAAGTTCTCAAAGCATTGCGTCTTCGAAA ATCAAATATGACAGAAGCTTTAGAATGGCTTATAGAACACCAGGACGATTTAGACGATGAAAATGACGAAACAGATTTTTTATCTATGGATACAACAACAAGTGAAAGTATTGCAGGTCCCAGTTCTTCAATAAGCACtaagaaaaaatctttaaaagatGCATGCATTGAACTCTTTGAACCAG ATcacgataaaaaagaaaaaaatctaatgcacattatagaattattgttAGAAAGTTTTCGACAATACAAGAAAATGGAATTTAAACCTAATAAGAGAGCAATGCGATCACTCATAGAAATGGGTTTTGATGAAAAGAATGTTATAGGAGCATTGAAAATTACTGGAAATGATCAGGCCAATGCT TGTGAATGGTTGGTGGGTGAAAGAAGACGTAGCTTACAAGACTTGGATGAAGGCTTGGAATTTGATGGTCCGATTTATAAAGCAATTATGAGCAATTCTCACATTCAGCTTAGTCTTACAAATCCTAAAATGTTACTTG cgTACTTATCAATGATAGAAACGCCTGCATCGACAAATGTGTGGATTAATGACCCTGAAGTTTCACCTGTACTTAGCCAAATATCTAAGACATATCATGCTGAAAAACATGCCATCCACATGAATCGTTATACCTAG
- the LOC126859505 gene encoding ubiquitin-associated domain-containing protein 1 isoform X2 produces MIPWMRDQIAEAWHNRKSSRTADRRSLALSSVGTGNPANTMLTPLPTSPHSFSVNVISIEGNIMDMTVKPNFTIENVKKIAVIHFYGQDMTKSISRYRLVHSSKFKQLVDENYIDDEDINEYDELLLVEIRSNVVQENLSDEALKGPSLEAIAQATRGLSSQNVKSKPIPSTECPADFQNEIRKILITLVQASAKILMHSPEAGKLYDIIKEKLEVRCKPTNDPKVVKTLVEMGYSHKKVLKALRLRKSNMTEALEWLIEHQDDLDDENDETDFLSMDTTTSESIAGPSSSISTKKKSLKDACIELFEPDHDKKEKNLMHIIELLLESFRQYKKMEFKPNKRAMRSLIEMGFDEKNVIGALKITGNDQANACEWLVGERRRSLQDLDEGLEFDGPIYKAIMSNSHIQLSLTNPKMLLAYLSMIETPASTNVWINDPEVSPVLSQISKTYHAEKHAIHMNRYT; encoded by the exons ATGATCCCATGGATGCGTGATCAAATAGCAGAAGCCTGGCATAACAGAAAAAGTTCAAGGACTGCTGATAGGCGGTCCTTGGCCCTTTCTTCTGTCGGCACAGGCAATCCTGCAAACACCATGCTTACACCATTACCTACCTCCCCACACAGTTTTTCTGTCAATGTTATCAG CATAGAGGGCAACATAATGGATATGACAGTAAAACCAAATTTTACtatagaaaatgttaaaaaaatagcagtaatacatttttatggcCAAGATATGACTAAATCCATTTCACGCTACCGCCTAGTTCATTCATCCAAATTTAAACAGCTTGTggatgaaaattatatcgatgatGAGGATATCAATGAATatg atgaattattattagtggAAATTCGATCAAATGTTGTACAAGAGAATCTTTCAGATGAAGCTCTTAAGGGTCCAAGTCTAGAAGCAATAGCTCAAGCTACAAGAGGTTTATCTAGTCAAAATGTTAAATCTAAACCTATACCATCTACAGAATGTCCTGCAGat tttcaGAATGAAATTcgtaagattttaataaccCTTGTACAAGCatctgcaaaaattttaatgcatagTCCAGAAGCtggaaaattatatgatatcatTAAGGAAAAACTGGAAGTCAGATGTAAACCCACTAATGATCCAAAAGTCGTAAAAACTCTTGTAGAAATGGGCTACTCTCACAAAAAAGTTCTCAAAGCATTGCGTCTTCGAAA ATCAAATATGACAGAAGCTTTAGAATGGCTTATAGAACACCAGGACGATTTAGACGATGAAAATGACGAAACAGATTTTTTATCTATGGATACAACAACAAGTGAAAGTATTGCAGGTCCCAGTTCTTCAATAAGCACtaagaaaaaatctttaaaagatGCATGCATTGAACTCTTTGAACCAG ATcacgataaaaaagaaaaaaatctaatgcacattatagaattattgttAGAAAGTTTTCGACAATACAAGAAAATGGAATTTAAACCTAATAAGAGAGCAATGCGATCACTCATAGAAATGGGTTTTGATGAAAAGAATGTTATAGGAGCATTGAAAATTACTGGAAATGATCAGGCCAATGCT TGTGAATGGTTGGTGGGTGAAAGAAGACGTAGCTTACAAGACTTGGATGAAGGCTTGGAATTTGATGGTCCGATTTATAAAGCAATTATGAGCAATTCTCACATTCAGCTTAGTCTTACAAATCCTAAAATGTTACTTG cgTACTTATCAATGATAGAAACGCCTGCATCGACAAATGTGTGGATTAATGACCCTGAAGTTTCACCTGTACTTAGCCAAATATCTAAGACATATCATGCTGAAAAACATGCCATCCACATGAATCGTTATACCTAG
- the LOC126859505 gene encoding ubiquitin-associated domain-containing protein 1 isoform X3 → MLSEGNIMDMTVKPNFTIENVKKIAVIHFYGQDMTKSISRYRLVHSSKFKQLVDENYIDDEDINEYDELLLVEIRSNVVQENLSDEALKGPSLEAIAQATRGLSSQNVKSKPIPSTECPADFQNEIRKILITLVQASAKILMHSPEAGKLYDIIKEKLEVRCKPTNDPKVVKTLVEMGYSHKKVLKALRLRKSNMTEALEWLIEHQDDLDDENDETDFLSMDTTTSESIAGPSSSISTKKKSLKDACIELFEPDHDKKEKNLMHIIELLLESFRQYKKMEFKPNKRAMRSLIEMGFDEKNVIGALKITGNDQANACEWLVGERRRSLQDLDEGLEFDGPIYKAIMSNSHIQLSLTNPKMLLAYLSMIETPASTNVWINDPEVSPVLSQISKTYHAEKHAIHMNRYT, encoded by the exons ATGTTATCAG AGGGCAACATAATGGATATGACAGTAAAACCAAATTTTACtatagaaaatgttaaaaaaatagcagtaatacatttttatggcCAAGATATGACTAAATCCATTTCACGCTACCGCCTAGTTCATTCATCCAAATTTAAACAGCTTGTggatgaaaattatatcgatgatGAGGATATCAATGAATatg atgaattattattagtggAAATTCGATCAAATGTTGTACAAGAGAATCTTTCAGATGAAGCTCTTAAGGGTCCAAGTCTAGAAGCAATAGCTCAAGCTACAAGAGGTTTATCTAGTCAAAATGTTAAATCTAAACCTATACCATCTACAGAATGTCCTGCAGat tttcaGAATGAAATTcgtaagattttaataaccCTTGTACAAGCatctgcaaaaattttaatgcatagTCCAGAAGCtggaaaattatatgatatcatTAAGGAAAAACTGGAAGTCAGATGTAAACCCACTAATGATCCAAAAGTCGTAAAAACTCTTGTAGAAATGGGCTACTCTCACAAAAAAGTTCTCAAAGCATTGCGTCTTCGAAA ATCAAATATGACAGAAGCTTTAGAATGGCTTATAGAACACCAGGACGATTTAGACGATGAAAATGACGAAACAGATTTTTTATCTATGGATACAACAACAAGTGAAAGTATTGCAGGTCCCAGTTCTTCAATAAGCACtaagaaaaaatctttaaaagatGCATGCATTGAACTCTTTGAACCAG ATcacgataaaaaagaaaaaaatctaatgcacattatagaattattgttAGAAAGTTTTCGACAATACAAGAAAATGGAATTTAAACCTAATAAGAGAGCAATGCGATCACTCATAGAAATGGGTTTTGATGAAAAGAATGTTATAGGAGCATTGAAAATTACTGGAAATGATCAGGCCAATGCT TGTGAATGGTTGGTGGGTGAAAGAAGACGTAGCTTACAAGACTTGGATGAAGGCTTGGAATTTGATGGTCCGATTTATAAAGCAATTATGAGCAATTCTCACATTCAGCTTAGTCTTACAAATCCTAAAATGTTACTTG cgTACTTATCAATGATAGAAACGCCTGCATCGACAAATGTGTGGATTAATGACCCTGAAGTTTCACCTGTACTTAGCCAAATATCTAAGACATATCATGCTGAAAAACATGCCATCCACATGAATCGTTATACCTAG
- the LOC126859513 gene encoding coiled-coil domain-containing protein 25, translated as MVYYFTSEVVQPPITLFMGVDKYENEDLIKWGWPEDVWFHVDKYSSAHVYLRLRHGQTIDDIPSTVLEDAAQLVKANSIEGNKMNDIDVVYTMWSNLKKTQGMEVGQVGFHKDKDVRKIHVAKRINAIVNRLNKTKRSEQVNFRAEREQRDMNEREDKKKLLREQKEREKAEEKRRQEEAEMRSYNSLFNTSNMTSNTENSGYDSDDFM; from the exons atgGTTTATTATTTCACAAGTGAag TGGTACAACCACCCATTACGTTGTTTATGGGAGTTGATAAATATGAGA atGAAGACCTTATCAAATGGGGCTGGCCAGAAGACGTATGGTTTCATGTTGATAAATATTCCTCTGCTCATGTATATCTTCGACTTCGACAT ggTCAAACAATAGATGACATTCCCAGCACCGTGTTGGAAGATGCCGCACAATTGGTAAAAGCAAACAGCATTGAAGGAAACAAAATGAATGATATTGATGTAGTGTATACAATGTGgtcaaacttgaaaaaaacaCAAGGTATGGAGGTTGGTCAAGTTGGTTTCCACAAAGACAAGGATGTTCGTAAGATTCATGTTGCCAAGCGAATAAATGCCATTGTAAATCGGCTTAACAAGACGAAACGTTCCGAACAAGTAAACTTTAGAGCTGAGAGAGAACAGAGAGATATGAATGAACGAGAAGACAAGAAAAAACTCTTAAGAGAAcagaaagaaagggaaaagGCAGAAGAAAAACGCCGTCAAGAAGAAGCAGAGATGAG gagttataattctctatttaataCATCTAATATGACTTCAAACACAGAGAATAGTGGATATGATTCGGATGATTTCATGTGA